In Salinirussus salinus, the following proteins share a genomic window:
- the purD gene encoding phosphoribosylamine--glycine ligase has protein sequence MTETVLLVGGGGREHAIARAVAGTEDATLYACAGNRNPGIAELAAGFETLETTNPTAVTAYAGEVGADLAAVGPEAALEAGVADALDDAGVYTFGPREEQARIETDKGFQRRFMQEHDVPGCPDFEEFRDMEAACEYIDSYDGDLAVKPAGLTGGKGVRVIGDQVTAEEAKEYLRESDYDRVVLEERLVGEEFTVQAFVANGEVRVTPAVQDHKRAYEGDEGPNTGGMGSYSDAALELPFMDEDDYLEAVDVIQATVDALEGYKGVLYGQFMLTAEGVKVVEFNARFGDPEAMNTLPVLETDFLDVLVAAREGGSLPQLSFARQATVCKYAVPDGYPTDPQAGARVAIDENSAGDALLFYASVDEREDGIYTTTSRSFAVVGVADTITEAEEQAEAALAAAGEEGLRMRHDIGKPDLVQRRIDHMRELRGD, from the coding sequence ATGACTGAGACAGTGCTGCTCGTGGGCGGGGGCGGCCGCGAACACGCCATCGCGCGGGCGGTCGCGGGAACCGAGGACGCGACGCTGTACGCCTGCGCCGGCAACCGCAATCCAGGAATCGCGGAACTCGCCGCCGGATTCGAGACGCTGGAGACGACGAACCCGACGGCCGTCACCGCCTACGCCGGGGAGGTCGGCGCGGACCTCGCCGCCGTCGGCCCGGAGGCGGCCCTTGAGGCGGGCGTCGCCGACGCGCTCGACGACGCGGGCGTCTACACGTTCGGCCCGCGGGAAGAGCAGGCCCGCATCGAGACGGACAAGGGGTTCCAGCGGCGGTTCATGCAGGAACACGATGTCCCCGGCTGCCCCGACTTCGAGGAGTTCCGAGACATGGAGGCCGCCTGCGAGTACATCGACAGCTACGACGGGGACCTCGCCGTCAAGCCAGCGGGCCTCACGGGTGGCAAGGGCGTCCGGGTCATCGGGGACCAGGTCACCGCCGAGGAGGCCAAGGAGTATCTGCGCGAGTCCGACTACGACCGGGTGGTGCTGGAGGAGCGGCTGGTCGGCGAGGAGTTCACCGTCCAGGCCTTCGTCGCCAACGGGGAGGTGCGGGTGACGCCGGCCGTCCAGGACCACAAGCGCGCCTACGAGGGCGACGAGGGCCCCAACACCGGCGGAATGGGTTCCTACAGCGACGCCGCCCTCGAACTCCCCTTCATGGACGAGGACGACTACCTCGAGGCGGTCGACGTCATCCAGGCGACGGTCGACGCCCTGGAGGGGTACAAGGGCGTGCTGTACGGCCAGTTCATGCTCACAGCCGAGGGCGTGAAGGTCGTGGAGTTCAACGCCCGCTTCGGTGACCCGGAGGCGATGAACACGCTGCCCGTACTCGAAACTGACTTCCTCGACGTGCTCGTCGCCGCCCGCGAGGGTGGCTCGCTGCCCCAGCTCTCCTTCGCCCGGCAGGCGACGGTCTGCAAGTACGCCGTCCCGGACGGCTACCCGACCGACCCGCAGGCCGGGGCAAGGGTTGCTATCGACGAGAACAGCGCCGGGGACGCGCTGCTGTTCTACGCCAGCGTCGACGAGCGCGAGGACGGCATCTACACGACCACCTCCCGCTCGTTCGCAGTGGTCGGCGTGGCCGACACCATCACCGAGGCCGAAGAGCAGGCGGAGGCGGCACTCGCCGCCGCCGGCGAGGAGGGGCTGCGGATGCGCCACGACATCGGCAAGCCCGACCTCGTCCAGCGGCGGATCGACCACATGCGGGAACTGCGCGGCGACTGA
- a CDS encoding thioredoxin domain-containing protein yields the protein MSTPTSRNRLDEEASPYLQAHADNPVNWQPWDKQARQAARERDVPIFLSIGYAACHWCHVMAEESFEDEEAADLLNESFVPVKVDREERPDVDSIYMTICQRVTGQGGWPLSVWLTPEGDPFYVGTYFPPEAKRGQPGFKQLLRDIRDAWADPEEREEIEERAAKWTRAIEGELEEVPDQPSPPEDGVLDRAAKAAVNGADRTHGGWGRGQKFPQPGRLHILLRAYDRTGEDEYLDVATETLDAMANGGLYDHAGGGFHRYTTDREWVVPHFEKMLYDNAELPRAFLAGYQATGEERYATVAEETFAFLEDELQHPDGGFYSTLDARSADESGERVEGEFYVWTPEQVREAVADTADADLFCDRYGVSEPGNFEGSTVLTVSTPVAELAAEHGLDEREVRERLNRAREQVREARETRPRPPRDEKVLAGWNGLAVSALAEGGLVLDGDYADTAADALGFVREHCWDSRERHLHRRYKDGEVRVEGYLEDYAFLGKGALDLYQATGDVDHLAFALELARAIEERFWDEEAGTLYFTQAGGEELIARPQEVSDQSTPSSAGVAARLLLALDHFAEADFATVAGTVVNTHGDRIDANPLQHASLSLAADTLAEGHLELTLAADDPPAEWHETVADRYLPARLLAWRPGSDERMQGWLDALELAEAPPIWAGRGPRDGQPAVYACRSFACSPPKETVADALAWAAGETDD from the coding sequence ATGAGCACACCGACGAGCCGGAACCGGCTGGACGAGGAGGCCAGCCCGTACCTCCAGGCCCACGCCGACAACCCCGTCAACTGGCAGCCCTGGGACAAACAGGCAAGACAGGCCGCCAGAGAACGGGACGTGCCGATCTTCCTCTCCATCGGCTACGCCGCCTGTCACTGGTGTCACGTCATGGCCGAGGAGAGCTTCGAGGACGAGGAGGCCGCCGACCTGCTCAACGAGAGTTTCGTCCCCGTGAAGGTCGACCGCGAGGAGCGCCCCGACGTCGACAGCATCTACATGACGATCTGCCAGCGGGTCACCGGCCAGGGCGGGTGGCCGCTGTCGGTCTGGCTCACGCCCGAGGGCGACCCCTTCTACGTGGGGACCTACTTCCCGCCGGAGGCAAAGCGCGGCCAGCCCGGCTTCAAGCAGCTGCTGCGGGACATCCGCGACGCCTGGGCCGACCCCGAGGAGCGCGAGGAGATCGAGGAGCGCGCCGCAAAGTGGACCCGCGCCATCGAGGGGGAGCTGGAGGAGGTGCCCGACCAGCCCAGCCCGCCCGAGGACGGCGTCCTCGACCGGGCGGCGAAGGCCGCCGTCAACGGCGCCGACCGGACCCACGGCGGCTGGGGCCGGGGCCAGAAGTTCCCCCAGCCCGGTCGGCTCCACATCCTCCTGCGCGCGTACGACCGCACCGGCGAGGACGAGTATCTCGACGTCGCCACGGAGACGCTCGACGCGATGGCCAACGGCGGCCTCTACGACCACGCCGGCGGCGGGTTTCACCGCTACACGACCGACCGGGAGTGGGTCGTCCCCCACTTCGAGAAGATGCTCTACGACAACGCCGAACTCCCGCGGGCCTTCCTGGCTGGCTACCAGGCTACCGGCGAGGAGCGCTACGCGACCGTCGCCGAGGAGACCTTCGCGTTCCTCGAGGACGAACTCCAGCACCCCGACGGCGGCTTCTACAGCACGCTGGACGCGCGGAGCGCCGACGAGAGCGGCGAGCGCGTCGAGGGGGAGTTCTACGTCTGGACGCCCGAGCAGGTCCGGGAGGCCGTCGCCGACACGGCCGACGCCGACCTGTTCTGTGACCGCTACGGGGTGAGCGAGCCCGGCAACTTCGAGGGCAGCACGGTGCTCACCGTCTCGACGCCGGTCGCAGAACTGGCCGCCGAGCACGGCCTCGACGAGCGAGAGGTCCGCGAGCGGCTGAACCGCGCCCGCGAGCAGGTCCGCGAAGCGCGCGAGACGCGGCCCCGCCCGCCCCGCGACGAGAAGGTGCTCGCGGGCTGGAACGGGCTCGCCGTCTCCGCGCTCGCCGAGGGCGGGCTCGTTCTCGACGGGGACTACGCCGACACCGCAGCCGACGCGCTCGGGTTCGTCCGCGAGCACTGCTGGGACTCCCGGGAGCGTCACCTCCACCGCCGTTACAAGGACGGCGAGGTCCGCGTCGAGGGGTACCTCGAGGACTACGCCTTCCTCGGGAAGGGGGCGCTCGACCTGTACCAGGCGACCGGCGACGTCGACCACCTCGCGTTCGCGCTCGAACTGGCGCGGGCCATCGAAGAGCGGTTCTGGGACGAGGAGGCAGGGACGCTCTACTTCACGCAGGCCGGCGGCGAGGAACTCATCGCCCGCCCGCAGGAGGTCTCCGACCAGTCGACTCCCTCCAGCGCGGGCGTCGCCGCGCGACTACTGTTGGCGCTCGACCACTTCGCGGAGGCCGACTTCGCAACTGTCGCCGGGACGGTCGTGAACACCCACGGCGACCGGATCGACGCGAACCCGCTCCAGCACGCCAGCCTCTCGCTGGCGGCGGACACACTCGCGGAGGGGCACCTCGAACTCACGCTCGCGGCCGACGACCCGCCCGCGGAGTGGCACGAAACTGTCGCCGACCGGTATCTCCCGGCTCGCCTGCTGGCCTGGCGGCCGGGCAGCGACGAGCGGATGCAGGGGTGGCTCGACGCGCTGGAGCTGGCCGAGGCACCGCCAATCTGGGCCGGCCGCGGGCCACGGGACGGCCAGCCTGCCGTCTACGCGTGTCGCTCCTTCGCCTGCTCGCCGCCGAAAGAGACCGTCGCGGACGCGCTCGCCTGGGCCGCCGGCGAGACTGACGACTGA
- a CDS encoding acyltransferase codes for MTAHATPGAGNSLRGWYRHRNPLRVMVNYAVILVCRVSPSLRLKRWLLRRLGVTVGERVAWGLESTPDVFWPDLITVEDDAVIGYDATLLCHEFLVDEYRTGTVVVGEGAMVGAGAIVLPGVRVGEGARVAANSLVTEDVPPGATVAGVPAEVVSHEDDGDRQTA; via the coding sequence GTGACGGCACACGCTACCCCCGGAGCGGGCAACTCCCTTCGGGGCTGGTACCGCCACCGGAACCCACTCCGGGTGATGGTCAACTACGCGGTCATCCTCGTCTGTCGGGTCTCGCCGAGCCTCCGGCTCAAGCGGTGGCTGCTGCGCCGGCTCGGCGTCACCGTCGGGGAGCGGGTCGCCTGGGGGCTGGAGTCGACGCCGGACGTCTTCTGGCCGGACCTCATCACCGTCGAGGACGACGCCGTCATCGGCTACGACGCGACGCTGCTCTGTCACGAGTTCCTGGTCGACGAGTACCGGACGGGGACGGTGGTCGTCGGCGAGGGCGCGATGGTCGGCGCGGGCGCCATCGTCCTCCCGGGCGTGCGCGTCGGCGAGGGGGCGCGTGTGGCGGCGAACTCCCTCGTCACGGAGGACGTCCCGCCGGGCGCGACCGTCGCCGGCGTCCCTGCCGAGGTGGTGAGCCACGAGGACGACGGCGACCGGCAAACCGCCTGA
- a CDS encoding ABC transporter substrate-binding protein — translation MLGNELTSDSPPDVYTATADGAARLSAGGFARPTTATVERAVATNGGLVVDPYSSGGAPVEVPHGYRADTFTYRADIYERLGLSAPASFQEVLDNARVIDDADTPARGYGLPVGGDESRREFQAYLARMGVSPVGLRWQDPDTRDGLEVHFPEDEVTALLEFFVDLSKCAVDPTTLDTDSPRPPWFESRLAQRRGYNNAVAGAEAADLVETGDPQRERVVQNTATAPLPYWEAGGVDRRDSWAGTLRLDGQVLVRDGRNTDGAREWLGWLYADRPDRTAQLYTVDPTRRLPAYEGVYDAERYRSHQVFRVFPHLYEQVGEIRETVVGDHYGNVPKARLDDPIARAVGEHDFYGEMLRRAVTGEATVEAAYEWGRDRLERALDDVRETFR, via the coding sequence GTGCTCGGCAACGAGCTGACCAGCGACTCGCCGCCCGACGTCTACACCGCAACTGCCGACGGGGCTGCCCGGCTCTCGGCCGGCGGGTTCGCCCGGCCGACGACCGCCACAGTCGAGCGAGCGGTGGCCACAAACGGCGGGCTCGTCGTCGACCCGTACAGCAGTGGCGGCGCTCCTGTCGAGGTCCCTCACGGCTACCGGGCCGACACGTTCACCTACCGCGCCGATATCTACGAGCGCCTCGGCCTGTCCGCGCCCGCGTCGTTTCAGGAGGTACTCGACAACGCCCGGGTCATCGATGACGCCGACACACCGGCGCGGGGGTACGGACTCCCGGTCGGCGGGGACGAGAGCCGGAGGGAATTTCAGGCGTATCTGGCGCGGATGGGGGTGTCGCCGGTCGGCCTCCGCTGGCAGGACCCGGACACGCGCGACGGGCTGGAGGTCCACTTCCCCGAGGATGAGGTGACGGCACTGCTGGAGTTTTTCGTCGACCTCTCTAAGTGTGCCGTCGACCCGACGACCCTCGATACGGACTCACCCCGGCCGCCGTGGTTCGAGAGTCGGCTCGCCCAGCGGCGGGGGTACAACAACGCGGTCGCCGGGGCCGAAGCGGCGGACCTGGTCGAGACGGGCGATCCCCAGCGCGAGCGGGTGGTCCAGAACACTGCCACCGCTCCGCTCCCGTACTGGGAGGCCGGGGGCGTCGACAGACGGGACTCCTGGGCAGGAACGCTGCGGCTCGACGGGCAGGTCCTCGTCCGGGACGGCCGGAACACCGACGGAGCGCGGGAGTGGCTCGGGTGGCTGTACGCCGACCGCCCGGACCGAACCGCCCAGCTGTACACGGTCGACCCGACGCGGCGACTGCCCGCCTACGAGGGCGTCTACGACGCCGAGCGGTACCGGAGTCACCAGGTCTTCCGGGTGTTTCCACACCTCTACGAGCAGGTGGGGGAGATCCGCGAGACGGTCGTCGGGGACCACTACGGCAACGTCCCGAAGGCGCGGCTCGACGACCCGATAGCACGGGCCGTCGGCGAACACGACTTCTACGGGGAGATGCTCCGGCGTGCCGTGACCGGCGAGGCCACCGTCGAAGCGGCCTACGAGTGGGGTCGAGACCGGCTGGAGCGGGCCCTCGACGACGTCCGCGAGACGTTCCGGTGA
- a CDS encoding thioredoxin family protein, producing MALETMEPNPVWASDAYADTVDTLAEHRGLVYKVWGGDWCKDCRAQLPDFGAALKEAGIPEENISHHELDEDKQGPGVEEYGIEYIPTVVVEHRGEEIARFVEEEPVPIAVYLAQRIEDYFG from the coding sequence ATGGCTCTGGAGACGATGGAACCGAACCCGGTGTGGGCCTCCGACGCCTACGCCGACACGGTCGACACCCTCGCCGAGCACCGCGGACTGGTCTACAAGGTCTGGGGCGGCGACTGGTGCAAGGACTGCCGGGCGCAGCTGCCGGATTTCGGGGCAGCCCTGAAGGAGGCAGGCATCCCGGAGGAGAACATCAGCCACCACGAGCTCGACGAGGACAAGCAGGGGCCGGGCGTCGAGGAGTACGGTATCGAGTACATCCCGACGGTCGTCGTCGAACACCGCGGCGAGGAGATCGCCCGCTTCGTCGAGGAGGAACCGGTCCCCATCGCGGTCTACCTGGCCCAGCGCATCGAGGACTACTTCGGGTGA
- a CDS encoding DUF5797 family protein, with product MSLSEEALERLADIVERQPTKNAELQAAWGMDSGSEVHSYLEAELSEYYYRNDDSLICATPEAEALVTGEELEGPRTVDTDAFGAAVLDVLPGPEEEPQSVVATLQDLRETGRDPPVEEVRSALHTLADRGAVERVRTTVPTFRLALPREDLDVRE from the coding sequence ATGAGTCTCTCGGAGGAGGCCCTGGAGCGGCTGGCCGACATCGTCGAGCGCCAGCCCACCAAGAACGCCGAACTCCAGGCGGCCTGGGGGATGGACAGCGGCAGCGAGGTCCACAGCTACCTCGAGGCGGAGCTGAGCGAGTACTACTACCGCAACGACGACTCGCTGATCTGCGCGACGCCCGAGGCGGAGGCGCTGGTCACCGGCGAGGAGCTGGAAGGGCCCCGGACCGTCGACACCGACGCGTTCGGGGCGGCGGTGCTCGACGTCCTCCCCGGCCCCGAGGAGGAACCACAGAGCGTCGTCGCGACGCTGCAGGACCTCCGCGAGACGGGGCGGGACCCGCCGGTCGAGGAGGTGCGGTCCGCGCTGCACACGCTCGCCGACCGGGGGGCGGTCGAGCGCGTGCGGACGACCGTTCCGACCTTCCGGCTGGCGCTCCCGCGCGAGGACCTCGACGTCCGGGAGTGA
- a CDS encoding transcription initiation factor IIB translates to MSESPPSIRTSERTESERTDEREESEELVCPECGGSLISDAEHGETVCEECGLVVEEDEIDPGPEWRAFDSSERDQKSRVGAPTTQMMHDKGLSTNIGWQDKDAYGNALSSRQREKMQRLRTWNERFRTRDSKERNLKQALGEIDRMASALGLPENVRETASVIYRRALDENLLPGRSIEGVSTAALYAAARQAGTPRSLDEIATVSRVEKMELTRTYRYIIRELNLEIQPADPKSYVPRFASDLDLSEESERRARQLLDAAKEQGVISGKSPVGLAAAAVYAASLLTNEKVTQSEVSEVADISEVTIRNRYKELLDAESGVPA, encoded by the coding sequence ATGAGCGAATCACCACCCAGCATACGGACGTCCGAGCGAACAGAGAGCGAGCGAACAGACGAGCGGGAGGAGTCGGAGGAGCTGGTCTGCCCGGAGTGTGGCGGCTCGCTCATCAGCGACGCGGAGCACGGGGAGACGGTCTGTGAGGAGTGTGGCCTGGTCGTCGAGGAAGACGAGATCGACCCCGGCCCGGAGTGGCGCGCCTTCGACTCCAGCGAGCGCGACCAGAAGTCCCGCGTCGGTGCGCCGACCACCCAGATGATGCACGACAAGGGGCTGTCCACGAACATCGGCTGGCAGGACAAGGACGCCTACGGGAATGCCCTCTCCAGCCGCCAGCGCGAAAAGATGCAGCGGCTCCGCACCTGGAACGAGCGGTTCCGCACGCGGGACTCGAAAGAACGGAACCTCAAGCAGGCACTCGGCGAGATCGACCGGATGGCCTCCGCGCTCGGCCTCCCCGAGAACGTCCGCGAGACCGCCTCGGTCATCTACCGTCGGGCCCTGGACGAAAACCTCCTGCCCGGCCGCTCCATCGAGGGCGTCTCCACGGCGGCGCTGTACGCGGCCGCCCGCCAGGCCGGCACCCCCCGCTCGCTCGACGAGATCGCCACTGTCTCCCGCGTCGAGAAGATGGAGCTGACCCGGACCTACCGCTACATCATCCGGGAGCTGAACCTGGAGATCCAGCCCGCGGACCCGAAGAGCTACGTCCCCCGCTTCGCCTCGGACCTGGACCTTTCGGAGGAGTCCGAGCGCCGCGCCCGCCAGCTACTCGACGCCGCCAAGGAGCAGGGCGTGATCAGCGGCAAGTCACCAGTCGGGCTCGCGGCCGCCGCGGTGTATGCCGCCTCGCTTCTCACCAACGAGAAGGTCACCCAGAGCGAGGTCTCGGAGGTCGCCGATATCTCCGAGGTCACCATCCGCAACCGGTACAAGGAGCTGCTGGACGCCGAGAGCGGCGTCCCGGCCTGA
- a CDS encoding DUF7836 family putative zinc-binding protein — protein sequence MEEAYVRLLCPACRKEWESDPSALPPAEDGFDCPDCSEHRPLSEFLRTEHDLRTLQELR from the coding sequence ATGGAGGAAGCCTACGTTCGGTTGCTCTGTCCGGCGTGTCGCAAGGAGTGGGAGTCGGACCCGTCGGCGCTCCCGCCGGCCGAAGACGGCTTCGACTGCCCGGACTGTTCCGAGCACCGTCCGCTCTCGGAGTTTCTGCGGACGGAACACGACCTGCGGACGCTCCAGGAGCTGCGGTAG
- a CDS encoding translation initiation factor IF-2 subunit beta, producing the protein MDYDEMLERGIEETPEIEGSGDRFEVPDPEVRQEGNVTVFENFRTVCGDFGREPEHVFKFLQDELGTSGHIDESERARLTGEFDQRRIREAIEAYAEEYVLCPECGLPDTQLDREQGAVVLRCEACGARSATSG; encoded by the coding sequence ATGGACTACGACGAGATGCTCGAGCGCGGGATCGAGGAGACGCCGGAGATCGAGGGCAGCGGCGACCGGTTCGAGGTGCCGGACCCGGAGGTGCGACAGGAGGGGAACGTCACCGTCTTCGAGAACTTCCGGACGGTCTGTGGGGACTTCGGGCGCGAGCCCGAACACGTCTTCAAGTTCCTCCAGGACGAACTCGGGACGAGCGGCCACATCGACGAGAGCGAGCGCGCCCGGCTCACCGGCGAGTTCGACCAGCGCCGGATCCGGGAGGCCATCGAGGCCTACGCCGAGGAGTACGTTCTCTGCCCGGAGTGTGGACTGCCGGACACGCAGCTCGACCGCGAGCAGGGGGCGGTCGTTCTCCGGTGTGAGGCCTGCGGGGCCCGGTCGGCGACCAGCGGCTAG
- a CDS encoding type II toxin-antitoxin system PemK/MazF family toxin, whose translation MADRGTVVWAPDPFKTDGGNPRPWLVVSGERMPYPDEESIAVAFTTQPHHAGSLAVPSEAWVRGEPGQQSYVLPWTVATLKDNLHVVGRQGSVTDEFTEQVTTATISYLDREAADPA comes from the coding sequence ATGGCTGACCGTGGTACTGTCGTCTGGGCTCCCGATCCGTTCAAAACGGACGGCGGGAACCCCCGCCCGTGGCTGGTCGTTTCCGGCGAGCGGATGCCCTATCCCGACGAGGAATCGATCGCCGTCGCGTTCACGACGCAGCCCCACCACGCGGGCAGCCTCGCCGTGCCGAGCGAGGCGTGGGTCCGTGGCGAACCAGGTCAGCAGAGCTACGTATTGCCCTGGACGGTCGCCACGCTGAAAGACAACCTCCACGTCGTCGGCCGACAAGGCTCGGTCACCGACGAGTTCACCGAACAGGTTACGACGGCCACGATCTCGTACTTGGACAGAGAGGCTGCTGACCCCGCATGA
- a CDS encoding PLP-dependent cysteine synthase family protein — MHDSIIDAIGSPLVRVDGPPGTTVAAKVESFNPGGSAKDRPARAMVAAAEEAGDLTPGDTIVEPTSGNTGIGLAMVGAAKGYDVTIIMPSSKSPERRQIMDAYGADLELVDGDISDCRERADELDAQEGYVQMRQFENPANPDSHYETTGPEILEQVGDRTVDALVAGVGTGGTVTGIGRRLREEYPDIEVVAVEPEENAVLSGDEPGADDFQGMGPGFVSENLDVDLLDDVETVNLAAAEEECRRLAREEGVLVGQSSGASNLAAKRVAKRLREAGVGGEDGPLVVTVYWDSGERYLSTGLFDD, encoded by the coding sequence ATGCACGACAGCATCATCGACGCCATCGGCTCGCCGCTGGTCCGGGTCGACGGCCCCCCGGGAACGACCGTCGCGGCGAAGGTGGAGTCGTTCAACCCCGGCGGGTCCGCGAAGGACCGGCCTGCCCGCGCAATGGTGGCCGCGGCCGAGGAGGCCGGCGACCTGACTCCCGGCGACACGATCGTCGAACCGACCAGCGGCAACACCGGCATCGGCCTGGCGATGGTGGGCGCCGCGAAGGGCTACGACGTGACGATCATCATGCCCTCCTCGAAGTCCCCCGAGCGCCGCCAGATCATGGACGCCTACGGTGCCGACCTCGAACTCGTCGACGGCGACATCAGCGACTGCCGGGAGCGCGCGGACGAACTCGACGCCCAGGAGGGGTACGTCCAGATGCGCCAGTTCGAGAACCCCGCCAACCCCGACTCCCACTACGAGACGACGGGCCCGGAGATACTCGAGCAGGTGGGCGACCGGACCGTCGACGCCCTGGTCGCCGGCGTCGGCACCGGGGGAACGGTCACCGGCATCGGCCGCCGGCTCCGCGAGGAGTACCCGGACATCGAGGTCGTGGCCGTCGAGCCCGAGGAGAACGCGGTCCTCTCGGGCGACGAGCCCGGTGCGGACGACTTCCAGGGGATGGGGCCGGGCTTTGTCAGCGAGAACCTCGACGTGGACCTGCTCGACGACGTGGAGACCGTCAACCTGGCGGCAGCCGAGGAGGAGTGTCGCCGGCTCGCCCGCGAGGAAGGGGTGCTGGTCGGGCAGTCCTCCGGAGCGTCGAATCTCGCCGCCAAACGGGTCGCAAAGCGTCTGCGCGAGGCGGGGGTCGGCGGCGAGGACGGCCCGCTCGTGGTGACCGTCTACTGGGACTCCGGCGAGCGGTACCTCTCGACGGGGCTGTTCGACGACTGA
- a CDS encoding DUF5804 family protein, translated as MPRVCLLGATDVTLRYELLSRETAREALATYDLSEPYANTVAVETVSLGAAVALCNDLNWYLVRFARDALVEDRSVSETEWLSRELATAIRDDEVDAEGTGRYLRVYGVREREEGAPELLDPMYVARTGETVPEYDLHEVEDTLRVRVTEAEFEA; from the coding sequence ATGCCGCGGGTCTGTCTGCTCGGTGCGACCGACGTCACCCTCCGGTACGAGCTGCTGTCCCGCGAGACAGCCCGCGAGGCGCTGGCGACCTACGACCTCTCGGAGCCCTACGCCAACACGGTCGCCGTCGAGACGGTCAGTCTGGGTGCCGCGGTGGCGCTGTGTAACGACCTGAACTGGTATCTCGTCCGGTTCGCCCGCGACGCGCTGGTCGAGGACCGCTCGGTCAGCGAGACGGAGTGGCTCTCCCGGGAACTGGCGACGGCCATCCGCGACGACGAGGTCGACGCCGAAGGGACGGGGCGGTATCTCCGGGTCTACGGCGTCCGGGAGCGAGAGGAGGGGGCGCCGGAGCTTCTGGACCCGATGTACGTCGCACGGACCGGCGAGACCGTCCCGGAGTACGACCTCCACGAGGTCGAGGACACGCTGCGGGTCCGTGTGACCGAAGCCGAGTTCGAGGCCTGA
- a CDS encoding MarR family transcriptional regulator yields the protein MPISKDEFLSIDEDGPSLPDLAPDTTQGAVYRFLLEHADQAFRQREVVDAVDVPEGSLGPTLKRLEEHGLVEHRDRFWTIADAEHAVASAGMHAAAAADDIDGGFSDDDVEAWMETAVDPIESPTEQDDEES from the coding sequence ATGCCCATCTCGAAAGACGAGTTTCTGTCTATCGACGAGGACGGGCCGTCGCTCCCCGACCTCGCGCCGGACACCACCCAGGGTGCGGTGTATCGCTTCCTCCTCGAGCACGCCGACCAGGCATTTCGGCAGCGGGAGGTCGTCGACGCCGTCGACGTGCCCGAGGGAAGCCTCGGCCCGACGCTGAAACGTCTCGAGGAACACGGCCTCGTCGAGCACCGCGACCGGTTCTGGACGATCGCCGACGCCGAGCACGCGGTCGCGTCGGCAGGGATGCACGCCGCCGCTGCGGCTGACGACATCGACGGTGGGTTCTCCGACGACGATGTCGAGGCCTGGATGGAGACCGCCGTCGACCCCATCGAGTCACCGACCGAGCAGGACGACGAGGAGTCGTGA